One Desulfovibrio sp. DNA window includes the following coding sequences:
- a CDS encoding minor capsid protein yields MNTSRPLTPRNTRPGKPARPSQAVRAAYAKRLQTRLDEMRASLLWWLAAEYKRQQEKIIAYDALPWWRKALRVIALDASPANAMLTALRVRMRQWTRHFGDAASDDAKWFASSTLGQASAGVAAGIKGATGISVRFKTSRAMQNTMSSIVAENASLIKSLPQRLGVDLEGLIMRSVRSGRDLGQLTEDIGSRFDVARNRAAFIAEDQNNKATEALTRQRYQELGITRVTWVHVSRSIQARETHKAMDGRPFLLSEGLYDPAVGRKIRPGELPRCRCQYAPLLPAFAQSQSDLAKYEEAANA; encoded by the coding sequence ATGAACACCAGCCGTCCCCTGACCCCGCGCAATACCAGACCGGGCAAACCCGCGCGCCCATCACAGGCTGTTCGCGCCGCATATGCCAAACGGTTGCAGACTCGCCTTGATGAAATGCGGGCCTCGCTGCTCTGGTGGTTGGCTGCGGAATATAAGCGGCAGCAGGAAAAAATCATAGCTTATGACGCGCTGCCCTGGTGGCGTAAAGCTCTGCGAGTGATTGCGCTTGATGCCAGCCCGGCCAATGCAATGCTGACTGCGCTGCGTGTGCGGATGCGACAGTGGACACGCCATTTTGGTGATGCCGCATCAGATGACGCCAAGTGGTTCGCCAGCAGCACGTTGGGGCAGGCCAGCGCCGGGGTTGCCGCAGGCATCAAAGGCGCTACGGGCATTAGCGTACGCTTTAAGACTTCGCGCGCCATGCAGAACACCATGTCCAGCATTGTGGCCGAAAACGCATCACTCATAAAAAGTCTTCCGCAACGGCTGGGGGTAGACCTCGAGGGATTGATCATGCGTTCCGTCCGCTCCGGTCGCGACCTTGGGCAGCTTACAGAGGATATCGGCTCCCGCTTTGATGTCGCGCGCAACCGTGCGGCCTTTATCGCCGAAGATCAGAACAATAAAGCCACAGAAGCCCTTACCCGTCAGAGATATCAGGAACTGGGCATTACCCGCGTGACGTGGGTTCACGTCAGCCGCAGCATACAGGCCCGGGAAACCCACAAGGCGATGGATGGACGTCCTTTCCTTCTTTCCGAAGGACTCTATGACCCGGCGGTGGGTCGAAAGATTCGCCCTGGTGAATTGCCGCGCTGCCGTTGCCAGTACGCCCCCTTGCTGCCCGCATTCGCCCAAAGCCAGTCGGATCTGGCCAAATATGAGGAGGCCGCCAATGCCTAG